The Cyprinus carpio isolate SPL01 chromosome A3, ASM1834038v1, whole genome shotgun sequence genomic interval TGGGGCAGGCAGGGTGTGGGTAGTGGTGGTGGCGGGCAGTGGCAGGCagtggggtgtgtggtgtgtgtgtggtggtggggtgggggtggtgtggtggggtgggggtggggtggggtggtggtggtagtgtgtgtgtgtggtgggtggggtgtggggtgggggtgggtgggtagtggtggtggtggtgcaGGTGGTGGGTGTGTAGTGGGGTGGGGTGTGgtggtgggggtgggtggggtggggtggtgggGCAGGGTGGCAGGGGTGGGGGCAGGTGGTGGGGGTAGTGGGTGGGGGTGTAGTGGGGCAGGGTGGcagtgtggtggtggtggggtggcaggtgggtggtgtgtgtggtggggtgggggtggtgcAGTGGTGGGGTGGGCAGGGGGTGGTGGGGCAGGTGCAGGCAGGGTGGGGGTGCAGGTGGGCAGGGGGGGTGGTGTGGTAGTGGTGTGTGGCAGGGGCGGgcgggggtggggtggggtggtgggtggtggtggtggtggtggtggtggcagGGGCAGGCAGTAGTGGTTTGGTTGGTGTTTTGGTTGGGGTTTTTGTGTTGGGTTGGTTTTGGGTTTGTTGGGTTggttttggtggggggggggggtggatttggtttttgtttggtgGTTTGTTTGGTTGTGGtggggtttcttttttttaagagttgtttcggtgttttgtattgttgtggttttatttttgttggttgctttttttatattgtttggattgtgttttgtgtgtttggagttggttgttttttattggtgtttttgGTGGTTTATTGGTtgatgtgttgttttgtttgttgtgggggtgggttgttgttttggttgtgttttttgttggtgtgttttgGGTTGTTTGGGTGGGTGGTTTTGGTGTGTATTTGGGGGGTGCGTGGGTGTTTTTGGGTGTGTTTGTGGGTAACAGTCTCGTTCCTCTTTGTGGTTGTTTGGCAGCGTTGCAGATTCTTGTCCGCCTTGGACAAATTTTAACATTGTCATGGTACATTACCAATAGCCAATCTCTCTGAGAGTGTCATTCCGGGTTTGTGGTTGgatgggggggggtggtgggtaGGGAGGGGGGGGAtaggggggggggcgggggggacGGGGCTGGAGGGCGTCTGGTTGTATTTAGTGCAAATTGTTGGATGTGTCCTTGTCGTAATTAATGTATTTCGGGTGTGTGGGGggtgtttgcttattttttgGGTTGTGGTGGTATCTATAGTTGGTGTTCTTGTGGGTTGAAAATCGTTGGCTTGGTTGGGGGCTATGAAGTTGTTTGTTTCAGGGTGGGTGGTAGGGTGTTGGGTTGGGtgtgtttggggtttttttggtggttggttgtttgtttgttgttgggggtgttgtggtgtgtttgtgggCATTTTTGAGTGGGTTGTTGTGTTGTTTGGTGGTTTGTTCTGTCTTGTAAGTGTGTCTTTATTATGTTAGTTGTCACTCTTCTCCGTTGGGCCCATCCGTTGGTTGCTAGTTTAGTGTTTCTTGTTGGGGTTGAATCTTGTTGGAGGGGTGGGGTTGTATCTCAGCCCCTTTTGTTGTTTAGTTTGTTGTGGGTATTTGTGTTATGGGTTCATTGGTTGCTCTTCCTCTCTTATCATTGTCAATCTTTTAGGGGTTTGTTGGTTGAGTGGgtttgtgggtgggggggtgagGGGACCAGCGGAAACTGTGACggcttgtttgtttggttggtggAGTGGTTGGGTCATGCTTGTGGCCGTTTTGGGGGGCGTGGAGTTACTGCTCGGGAGGTTGGTGTTGTGGTGGCTTGGTGGGGTGTTTTGGGTgtgttgttgtatgtttttgatgcGGGAGGTTGTATGGTTGTGTCGGACGGTTTGAAGTGCCTTTGGTTGGGGCGGGGGTTTCGTGATTGGTGGGTTTGGTTTGGCATGTTGTTTGTGTTTAAGCGATTGGGCGGGGTTTGGTGGTGTTGTAGTTTTTGGTTGGGGGTTTTTGGAATGTTGAGGCGTTTTTTGGGTGTAGTGCAACAGTGTTGGTTGTGTTGGGGGGTTTTGTTGGGGTGATTTACTTGTTGGTGTTTGTCTGGCGGTATGTTTGTTGGTTTACATCACaggcttttttgtgtgttttatgtgttggGGGTCTTTTGTTTGCTGAATGGTTTTGGGTGGGTgggtgttgttgttttggttaCGTTATCCAGTGATATCACAACCTCATGTATTGCTGTGTGGTGTGGGTTTTGTTTGGGGGTATTTTTGGGTCTTTTGATTACCTTCTACTTGATTTTTTCGTGCCCTCCCCACCGGACTTGTTgtgtgaagtgtgttttttttgttattttttggtttgaGGTTGTTTGCAATTGTGGGGGCAGGTGGTAGTGGTTTTTGGGTTGTTATCAGTTGTTTTGTGATGTGATTCCGTAAAACTAGGTCACTGCGgccttatatatttttgtaatcttATGGGCGGGGCAAATCAGGTTTTGCattcattgattattttttttgggggttgactttttgtttaaattttttccgTTAGGCCCTTTTGGGTTTGTAGGGGTGCCCGGGTGGGTTTTAGTAGGGCGGTGTGTTGAGGATTTTAGCCGGGGATTGTCACGTATGAAGGCGGTGTGGGTGGTAGGGACtgggggggggtgagggggggggTAGGAGTGGGTGGGGGGGAGGGTAGAGAGGGGGGTTGGGGGTGtcaggggggtgggggggggggggggggggggggggggggggtcgggggggggggggggggggggtggggcgtGGGGCATGGCAGGTGAAGGGGGGGAGGAgggggtggtggggtgggggggggggggggggggggggggggggtggtggcgAAGGGGACGGGGGGAGGAGGGTAGGGGGGGGATGGGGGCTGGActaggggggtggggggggggggaggcagGTGGGGGGATGGGTGATCAGGGAAAACTCGGAGAGCTGGTGGAGTCAGGAGGGTGGGGGTGCGGAGTATGGACTCTAGGGACTCAGACAAGGGgactggtggggggggggggggggggggggggggggggggggggggggtggggggggttgggggtggggggggggggggtgggggggggggggggtgccggGGGGgatggtgggggtgggggggtggggggggcaggggggggtggtggggggggggggggggcgggggggggggtggggggggggcgaagcgggtggggggggggggggtgtgtggggggggggtggggggggggtggggggggggcatatGGGGGTGgcggggtgggtggggggggggtggcgggggggggggggggggggggggggggggggggggggggggggggggggggtggcgaGGGGGTGAaaggggggtgggtgggggggggggggtgtgggggggggggggcaagggggggggggggggggggggggggggggggggggggggggggggggggggggggagggggggcggcggtagggggggggggggcaatggcggggggggggggggtgggggggggggggggggggggggtgtgggggggggtgggggggggtgggggggggggggggtggggggggggtggtggttgGGGGGGGCAAGGGggcggggggtgggggtgggggggtggggggggggggggggggtgggggtggggggggcggggggggtgggtggcgggggggggcgggggggggagggggtggcgggcagggggggggggggggcgggagtcagggggggaggggggtagggggctggggggggggagggggggcggcgggtgggcggggggggggggcgggggggtctgggggggagggggggggggggtgggggggggtgggggggcagtgggaggggggggggcgggggggggccagggggggggggggggtggggggggggcaggggggtggcatggggggggggggggggggggggggggggggggtggggggggctgggggggtggggggggggggggcgggggggggggggggggggggggggggggggtgggcgtggggggggggggggtggcgggcagggggggggggggggcaggggggCCCAGGGggagggggggcggggggggcaGAGGGGGGGCAGGGCAGGGGGGGAGGGGTGGCATAGGTGGAAGGGGGTAAGGGGGGTGGGGTAGAgcggggggggggtggggggggggggggcaagggggggggggggggcgggggggggcggggggggggggtggggggggcgaTCAGCGCGGGGGGCAAGGacggaaggggggggggggggggggggagggggcgGACCAGGGGGGGCGGGGGGCGGGAGGGGGGGTAGGGGGGGGGCGGGGGCAGGCGGCAAGGGGCGCGGTAATGGGGGCGACggggggggtggaggggggagGGCAGGGGGGCGGGGGGGCTGGGGCAGTTGAGGTGGGCAGGGGGAGGGGCAAGGGCGGGGGGGGGGCTAAGGTGCGGGGcaggagtgggggggggggggggggggggggggggtgtgggcgGGGGGGTGGTAGCAAGGGCAGGGGGATGCAGGgcgggggggggaggggggggggggggggtgggggggggggggagcaggGGGGCGCACGGGGGTCCGGGTGTGGGGGGGGGAGGCGACCAAGGGCGCGCGGCGGGCGgggcggggtgggggggggggggcggcggcggggggggggtggggggcgggggggggggggggcggggggggcagggggggggggggggggggctggggggcCCAGGGGCgtggcagggggggggggggcaggatCGCAGGGGGCCCTGGGCGGGAGCAAGGGGGGGGGagcggggtggggggggggtggggggggggggcagggcggggtgggggggggggcgggggggggaggggggggggggggggcgggcggGGAAGGgcggctggggggggggggggggtggggggggggggggaggggggcttGGGGGGGGTGCAGGGCGGGGGGGGCAAGCAAGGGGGGGGGCAGGGGGGCGGCGGGGGGCGGGCGGGGCGGGGGGGCggcgggggggagggggggggggaggggcgGAGGCGAGGGcagcggggggggggggcgggcggGCAAAGGGggtggggcggggggggggggggggggcgggggggggggcaggtagtggtggggtggggtggggtgggtggtGGGTAGCAGTGGGGCAGTGGTGCGGCGGGTGGCGGGGCAGGTGGTGGTGGCAGGCAGTGGCGGGCAGGCAGGCGGGTGGTGGGGTGGCAGTGGGCAGGCAGGCGTGGTGGTGGCGGGCAGTGGTGCGGGGCAGTGGGGGTGCGTGGCGCAGGCGGGGGCAGTGGTGGCAGGGCAGGCGGCGGGTGGCGGTGTAGTGGGGGCAGGtagcaggcaggcaggcagtgTAGCAGGCGGGCGGTAGGCAGGGCAGGTGTTGGGGCAGGCAGGCGGGCAGGCAGTGGTGGTGGCGGGTGCAGGCGGTAGCAGGGTGCGGCGTGGTGGGAAGTGCAGGCAGGCAGGTGGTGCAGTAGCAGGGTAGTGTGGTGGCAGGTGCAGGGCGGGGCGGGCAGGCAGTGGGTAGCAGTAGCAGTGCAGTGGTGGCAGGCAGGTGGTGGCAGGGGCAGCAGGCGGTGGCGGCGGTGGTAGTGGTGCAGTGGCGGCGGGTGGCGGCGGCAGGCAGGCGGGCAGGCAGGCAGTAGTGCGGGGGGTGGCGCGGGGGGTGGAGGGGGGGCGGCAAGGCGGGGGGACGGGGCGGGGCGGGCGGGGGGGGCTGGGCAGGggcggcgggggggggggggggtgaggccGAGGGGGCTGGCGGGGCGGGGCCCGCCCCGGGGGGTGGGCCCGCAGCGTGGCCGCGggccccggggggggggggggcgcaaGGCGCGGGGGGCGTGCAGGGGCGCTGCGGGGCGGGTGGCCAAGGGGAGCGGGGCGGGGCGGGCGGGGGGGGCAAGGGAAGGCGCGCGGTGCAAGGGGGGTAGCAAGGGGGGGCAGGGGCAAGTGGCGGgggggcagggggggggggggggcggggcggGCAGGGGGCGGGGGCAAGGGGGGCGGGGTTCGGGGCGGGCGGGGGCAGGgaggggggggcggggggggtgggggggggggggggaggagcgGGGTCGGTGGGGGCGGGGGGGGAGCGCGCTGCAAGGGGGGGAGGGGCTGGGGGGGCAAAGGTGGGTGAGGGGCGGGGGGCAAGCGCGCGAGGGTGGGGGGGGgcggccggggggggggggggggcaaggggGGGCGGGTGCGGCGGGGGGCGGGGGGCGGGGGGCGCGGTGGGGGGGGGAGGGGCGCGGGAGCAGGGCAAGGGGAGCAAGGGCTGGCAAGGGGGGGCGCGgggcgggggtggggggggcaaggggggtgggtgggtgggcGGGGGTGGGCGGTGGACAGGGCGGGCGGGGGGTGGGGGgcaagtgggggggggggggggggcgggcggGCGTCAGGGGGGGGGCAGCGTGGGGGGGGGGCAGGGGCTGGTGCGGAGGGGGCAGAGGCCGGGCGGGAGGGGGGGGGGCAGGGGCAAGGGGGAGGGcaggggggggcggggggggcgggcggggggggggggcgggggggtgggGACCGGGGGCGGGAGAAGGCGGAGGAGGGGGCGGGGCGGGCGAGTGGGGGTGCAAgcgggggggggcggggggggggggggggggaaggggggggggggtggggggggccgAGGTGGGGGGGTGGGCAGGCGGGGGGGGCAAGGGGGCGGGTGCCGGGTGGTGCGGCCCAGGCGGTGTCAGGGTGTGACTGCGGGGGAGGGGAAGGGGATgggcgtggggggggggggggagggggggaggggaggggacaaggggtttttggggggggggcaggCATGGGCAAGCGGGGGGGCAGACGGTGGGCGGGGGGGGAGggcggggggagggggggggagcgggcgggggggggggggggggcgggggggtgggggggaggagGGGCGGCGCGGGGCAAGGGGGGGGGGagcgggggtgggggggggggggggggggagggcggCGGCAAGGGGGCAGGGAGCAGTGCGCAAGGGGGGGGcagagggggggggaggggggcggggggggggggcaaggggGGGGGGCGGGGAGGGGGGGGGGCGAGGGGCGGCGCGGGGGGCGGAAGTGGGCGGCGCAAGGGTGAGGGGGGCGGGCGGCGGCGTGGGTGGGACGGGGCGAGGGGCGGGGGGCGGAGGCGTggaaggggggggagggggggggtgggcgcggggggggggggtcggAGCAAGGGAAagtggggggggcgggggggggggcggggggcctgggggtggggggggggaagggggggggcaGGTCAAGGGGCGGGGGGGCGGGGGCGGGGGGCGGGGAAAGGGCAAGGGGgggtggcgggggggggggggggcaagggtGCGGGGCGGGGCaagggggggtggggtggggggggtggggggggagcgTGTGCGGGGGGGGGCGGGGCGGGCGGGGGGAGCAAGGGgggatggggtgggggggggggggggcgcgggggggggggcgggggatGGCTGTGCACGGCGGGGGGGtcaggggaggggggggggctgggggggagGCCAGCTGCGCGGGGGGCGGCCAGGGGCGGGAGCGGGGGCAAGGGAGGCAGCGAAGTCGTGAGGTGTTCAAGGGGGGGTGGGGCGTCAGGgggcaaggggggggggggtgggggtggcaAGCGCAAGGGGCGGCCGGGGCAGTGGCGGCAGCAGCAGGCAGTAGCGGCGGCAAGTGGCAGGCAGCAGCAGTGGCGCAGGCGGCAGTGGCGCAAGTGGCGTGGCGGCAGGCAGGCGCAGTGGTAGCAGCAGCGGCAGGCGGGCAGCAGGAAGTAGCGGTGCGGTGGCGGTAGCAGTGCAGCGGCGCGCAGCGCGTATGGCGCGGGGCAGTAGCGGCGGTGGCAGCAGGCAAGTGGCAGTGGCAAGCAGGCAGGCAGGCGGCAGGCGGCGGCAGTGGCGCGGCAGGCAGGAAGTGGCGTAGCAGGCGGCGAGTGGCGCAGCGGCGGCAAGTGTTAGCAGCAGTGGTGGCGGCGGCAAGGGCGGCGGCGCGCTGGCGGCAGTGGCGGAAGAAGGAAGTGGGAAGGGAAGGCGGGCAGGCGGCAGGGAAGGTAGTGGCGTGGCGGGCGGGGAAGTGGCGGCGGTGGCGGCAGGCAGTGGGGCAGTGCGGTGGCGGCAGCAGGCGGCAGCAAGGCGGCGGCGTTAAGTGGCAGGCAGTAAAGGGCGGCGCAGTGGCAGTGCGTTGGCAGCGGCGGCGGCGGGCAAGTGGTGGCGGCGGAAGTGGCGGCAGGCGGCGGCAGTGGTAGCAAGTGGCGGCGCGGCAGCGGCGGCAGCAGCAGTGGCAGGCGCAGCAGCGGCGCAGCGCGGCAGCGGGCAGCGGCAGCGGTGGCAGCAGCAAGGGCAGTGGCGGTGCGCAGGCGGCAGGCAGGGCGGCGGCGGCAGCAGCAGTGGCGGGGCAGGGTGCGGCAGGCAGCAGGAAGCAGGCAGGCAGGGCAGTTAAgtggcggcggcggcggcagcaGGCAGTGGCGTTATGGCGGCAGTGGCAGGCAGGCAGTGCGGTGGCAGTGGCGGCAGTGggtggcggcggcggcggcggcagtAGCAGCAGGCGGCGCGGCGGTGGTGGCGTGGCGGCGGCGGTGGCGTTGGCGGCGGCGGGCAGTGGCGGCAGTGGTAGTGGTGGTGGCGGCGGCAgcgttattttgcatttttgtggtgTTTTCTTCTCGTTGGTTTGTGGGTGGTGCCAGTCTGTTTGGTGTGTTGGTGTTGTGTCAGTGGTGTTTATTTTTCGGTGTGTCGCAGGTTGGGGTGTTTGGTGGAGCGTGTTTCTCGGGTCTTGTGGGCTGTCGTGGTTCAATTGGGGGGCTGTGTCTTCAAGTTTTTTCATCtttcgttttttgttttggttcctTCTTatctttttgggttttttttcatttttttttctctatttttatcaATTCAAGTTCAATCAAGTGTGTTTTCTTTGGGGGGGGGCGTAGGAGGCGGTACAGAGGGCGGGCGCCCGGGGGGGCCCCCCCCGCAGTGGGAGGCGGGGGCAAGGGGGGGAGTGTGGgagggcggggggggggggggcaaggcGAGCGCAAGGGGCGGGGAGAGGggcggggggggggcggggggcaacaggg includes:
- the LOC122138839 gene encoding LOW QUALITY PROTEIN: proline-rich protein 36-like (The sequence of the model RefSeq protein was modified relative to this genomic sequence to represent the inferred CDS: deleted 2 bases in 1 codon); the protein is MKKLEDTAPQLNHDSPQDPRNTLHQTPQPATHRKINTTDTTPTHQTDWHHPQTNEKKTPQKCKITLPPPPPLPLPPLPAAANATAAATPPPPRRLLLLPPPPPPPTAATATALPACHCRHNATACCRRRRHLTALPACFLLPAAPCPATAAAAAALPAACAPPLPLLLPPLPLPAAALRRCCACHCCCRRCRAATCYHCRRLPPLPPPPLARRRRCQRTATAPPFTACHLTPPPCCRLLPPPHCPTACRHRRHFPARHATTFPAACPPSLPTSFFRHCRQRAAALAAATTAANTCRRCATRRLLRHFLPAAPLPPPAACLPACHCHLPAATAATAPRHTRCAPLHCYRHRTATSCCPPAAAATTAPACRHATCATAACATAAACHLPPLLPAAAATAPPVHRPPPPTHPPPLPPPPPPPPPRPPPPAPRRTRPPLPPPPPRPPPPTLARLPPAPHPPLPPQPLPPLQRAPPPPPPTPLLPPPPPPPPPPPPCPRPPRTPPPLPPPPPPRPPPPPAPPPLAPAPPCYPPCTARLPLPPPPAPPRSPWPPAPQRPCTPPAPCAPPPPGPPRPHPPPPPPPLPSPPRPPRPVPPPCRPPSTPRATPRTTACLPACLPPPPAATAPLPPPPPPAAPATTCLPPLHCYCYPLPARPALHLPPHYPATAPPACLHFPPRRTLLPPAPATTTACPPACPNTCPAYRPPATLPACLLPAPTTPPPAACPATTAPACATHPHCPAPLCLPPPPAPPPAAPLPHCYPPPTPPHPTTTCPPPRPPPPPPPHPLCPPAPPPRCPRLRPSPPPSPPPPPRPARPPPPPCPPPCLPPPPCTPPKPPSPPPPTPPPPPAALPRPPPPPPLPPPPPPPPRPAPPPHPPPTPPCPPPPCHAPGPPSPPPPPPCPPRPPPPPPPTPPPPPPPPPHPAPPAARPWSPPPPTPGPPCAPLLPPPPTPPPPPPPPALHPPALATTPPPTPPPPPPPPPTPPPPTPTPPPPPPPPPPPPPPPPPQPPPPPPPPPPPPPPCHPPAPPPPPPPPWPPPAPPPPTAPPPPPTPPPPPPQTPPPPPPAHPPPPLPPPSPLPPSPPDSRPPPPPARHPLPPPPPPATHPPRPPHPHPPPPPPPPHPHPPPPCPPQPPPPPHPPPPPPPPTPPHTPPPPPPPTPPPPAIAPPPPTAAPPPPPPPPPPPPPPPPPPPPLAPPPPHPPPPTHPPFTPSPPPPPPPPPPPPPPPPPPATPPPPTPPPPYAPPPPPPHPPPTHPPPPHPLRPPPTPPPAPPPPPPPPPAPPTPPPPPSPPAPPPPPTPPPPTPNPPHPPPPPPPPPPPPPTSPPPPPPPPPTPPPPPPPLHLPCPTPHPPPPPPPTPPPPPPPPPPPP